A stretch of Sandaracinaceae bacterium DNA encodes these proteins:
- a CDS encoding SDR family oxidoreductase, whose translation MGTQRTILIAGCGYVGSALARELVAEGHVVYGLRRNVGALPDGVRGVAADLTDRASLRAIPSDVEQLVYAASANGRSEQAYEDAYVRGLENVLDALSAAPLERALFTSSTAVYGQDDGEWVDERSPTEPARFTGEVLLRAERLLADAVIHACSLRLAGIYGPGRTWLVRRVASGEVTVEREDHAGHPRYGNRIHRDDCAGALHHLLHLDAPEPVYLGVDDAPAPLREVYAYVAELLGVAPPVPGDDVGSGRGGNKRCSNARLKESGYALRVPSYREGYPEIVRAFQEAP comes from the coding sequence ATGGGCACGCAACGCACGATCTTGATCGCCGGCTGCGGCTACGTCGGCTCAGCGCTCGCCCGCGAGCTCGTCGCGGAGGGCCACGTGGTCTACGGGCTCCGCCGCAACGTCGGCGCCCTGCCCGACGGGGTGCGCGGCGTCGCGGCCGACCTCACCGACCGCGCGTCCCTGCGCGCGATCCCCTCGGACGTCGAGCAGCTGGTCTACGCGGCGAGCGCCAACGGCCGATCCGAGCAGGCCTATGAAGACGCCTACGTGCGCGGCCTGGAGAACGTGCTCGACGCGCTCTCGGCCGCGCCGCTCGAGCGCGCGCTCTTCACGTCGAGCACCGCGGTCTACGGGCAAGACGACGGCGAGTGGGTGGACGAACGCTCCCCGACCGAGCCGGCGCGCTTCACGGGCGAGGTCCTGCTCCGCGCCGAGCGACTCCTCGCGGACGCCGTCATCCACGCTTGCTCACTCCGTCTCGCCGGCATCTACGGTCCGGGGCGAACGTGGCTCGTGCGGAGGGTCGCGTCCGGGGAGGTGACCGTCGAGCGCGAGGATCACGCGGGCCACCCTCGCTACGGCAACCGGATCCATCGAGACGACTGCGCGGGCGCGCTGCACCACCTCCTCCATCTCGACGCGCCCGAGCCCGTCTATCTCGGCGTGGACGACGCCCCGGCCCCCCTCCGCGAAGTCTACGCGTACGTCGCGGAGCTCCTGGGCGTCGCCCCGCCAGTCCCCGGGGACGATGTCGGCAGCGGCCGAGGCGGCAACAAACGTTGCAGCAACGCACGACTGAAGGAGAGCGGCTACGCGCTGCGTGTGCCGAGCTATCGCGAGGGCTACCCCGAGATCGTGAGGGCCTTTCAGGAGGCGCCGTGA
- a CDS encoding histidine phosphatase family protein produces MNRSYFFVRHGRAVYQERGFRRSAHPPDTDWPLAPTGHAQARAVVSPLLRFGVTRVVSSDLERAKQTASPLASLGSLPYEHRWPALNEIAPWKLRDPGKRRPEWWHGVRVATAMRRHLRGQPVHGVRLPQLEAQMRGVLAELDRLDEPRVAVVGHGYWILLCAMLLRGQPRKRWVDNCSITRIDADGRGDYRVVSFARPCHRV; encoded by the coding sequence GTGAACCGCTCCTACTTCTTCGTCCGCCACGGACGCGCCGTCTACCAGGAGCGCGGCTTTCGGCGGTCCGCGCATCCCCCCGACACCGACTGGCCCCTCGCCCCCACCGGGCACGCCCAGGCACGCGCCGTGGTGTCGCCCCTGCTCCGGTTCGGCGTCACGCGCGTCGTCTCGAGCGATCTCGAGCGCGCCAAGCAGACCGCCTCCCCCCTCGCGTCGCTGGGCTCGCTGCCCTACGAGCACCGCTGGCCCGCGCTGAACGAGATCGCGCCGTGGAAGCTTCGCGATCCGGGCAAGCGCCGCCCCGAGTGGTGGCACGGCGTCCGGGTGGCGACCGCGATGCGGCGACACCTCCGCGGCCAGCCCGTCCACGGCGTTCGGCTGCCGCAGCTCGAGGCGCAGATGCGCGGCGTCCTCGCGGAGCTCGATCGACTCGACGAGCCACGCGTCGCGGTCGTCGGCCACGGCTACTGGATCCTCCTCTGCGCGATGCTCCTCCGCGGCCAGCCTCGGAAGCGCTGGGTCGACAACTGCTCCATCACCCGGATCGACGCCGACGGCCGCGGCGACTACCGCGTCGTCTCCTTCGCCCGCCCCTGCCACCGCGTCTGA